Genomic segment of Bacteroides stercoris ATCC 43183:
TAATTCAAAAAAAGTACGTATCTTTGCACCCGTAAAACAAACAAGGCCGCGTAGCTCAACTGAATAGAGTAGCTGACTACGGATCAGCCGGTTACAGGTTTGAATCCTGTCGCGGTCACAAATTGTTAATAATAAAGGTCGCGTAGCTCAACTGAATAGAGTAGCTGACTACGGATCAGCCGGTTACAGGTTTGAATCCTGTCGCGATCACAGAGATCCTCTACAAATATATTTTGTAGAGGATTTTTGTTTTTTGCACAGAAACTTCGGGTCAACTTCGGGTCAACGTAAAAACCTGAGGGATTCATAGCTTATGCATAAATTTTGGGTCAGCGGATTTCCCCGGTTGGCAAGCTTTCTTTTAAGCGTATAGCCTAGCCAGTCTGAACATGAAGAATTTCAGATCAGCCACCCCTCTTAACTGGCTTCGAAAAGCTTTGATTTTAGCATTGAACGACTCCGCTGAAGCATTTGTCAATCGTTCTTCAAAATAATTTATGATGGTCGTACTATGGTTTGAAAACGTATCAAGTACCTTGTTGAACTCCATATAGTCAAACTTTTCCACTTCATTGTACCATCTTGCGAGATTTAGCCTTGCTTCATCGAGACCTGACTTCTTGTTGAAGATGTCTGTCAGTTTCATGCTAAGGCTGTATCCTTCCAGAAGCTTGGGGAATTTATCAAAGAGAATGGCAGCCCTGGTCTTTTGCTGTTCATTCCATTTGCTCCAGTGTTTCAGTATAATGTGCTTGCTTCTGCTTACTATCTGTGACAGGGTTTCTCCGTTCTCCATTCTTTCAGGTTCCCATTTCCCTATTCTTTCCCTTTCCGCCTTACTCTTTGTTTCTTTCTTCTTTTGGCGATGCTCCCTGATAGCCTGATTTTCCGCATCAAGTACTTTCCACCGATAGCGTATTCTTAACTGGTCAACAGCTTCAGACATGAGCTGCTGTACATGAAAACGGTCATTGATCAGCTTTGCGGCAGGAAACACCTTTCTGACTGTCAGCATCATGGCTGAAGATAAATCTGTAGTGACAGTCTTGACAGACAGCCGTTTCCGGTGCGGAAGCCTGCGCAAGATTCCGCTTACCGCATCTGTGGCCACTCCACGAACTATTGCAACTAAAGCACCCTTACGACCTTTAGCTGCTTTATTGGTCAGAATCGTATAAACATCTCCATTGCTCAGGCAAGTTTCATCCAAAGAAAGCTTTTCTCCAATATTTTCAGGATAAAGGAGATAGTCATGCGCATGTTCGAGCTGATCCCAGTTCCGGTAATCACTGATTTTCTCCTTGTATTGTTTACGAAGAGTCTGCCCTTTTACGCCATAACGTTCCGCAAGCACACTGATGCTCACAGGAGTAGATTCAATCTCCTTCTTTTAAAAAAGAGACGAACTCAGAATTGAGCCGTGTACCGTCAAATTCGGATAAATCCCAGTCATAACTGAAGATTTCATTGGAAGATTTGTCAAGCCATTTACGTTTACGAACATGGAGATAAGTGGCGCGACCACGAATAGGATAGTCTTGGATTGTACGATACTCACCAAAACCATAGGATATGATATCCGGATTGATCTTATCTTCTTTTAGTTGAACTTTTTTTTCATCAAGATAAATATCAAAACGGTCAGCACTCTTGTCGAAATTGACAATATCAAAGTTGTCTATAAGCACATCCGGAAGGATGGCACGAAGGAGTTGTGCGGGTTTCATAAAACAAAGGTAAGCAAAGATAGCTAATTTTAAAACTTACCAACCAGATATTTCCGCTGAGCCTAAATTTTCGCCAGTCTGAACAGGAAGAAAGCTCTGTCCTTTACTCCTCTGAATTGTGTGCGGAACTCCTTTATTTTTGCATTGAACGATTCGGAAGCAGCGTTTGTTGAACGTCTGTCAAAGAAGTTGATTATTTCCCGGTAATGCATCTGTACGGAACGTGCCACTCTTCCGAAAGCAAGAAACCCTGATTTTTCCACCTCGTCATACCAGCGGGCAAGATGCGTCAATGCCGCATCCTTGTACCTGCATTGGTGGTATATCAGTCCGAGCCTCATGGAGAGGTAGTATGCTTTCTTAATATCGGGATACTCCCGGAACAGGATGCCGGCGCGTACGCGCTGTGATTCCGTCCACAAGGATTCCTTCTTATATAACAGGTAAATGCTTCTCGAAAGAAGCTGTTTGCGTGAATCACCGTTTTCAAAGACCGGCGCATGATATATCTTCCCGCAGGCTTTGGCATGGGCGATCTGAACAGATTCTTCGTCCAAAGCCTCCCAACGTGCTTTAACGCGCATATCCTGAACCGCCTCATAAGCGAGTTTCTGCACATGGAAACGGTCTGTGACGCGGCGTGCGGCGGGAAAACAGAGGCGGGCGATCTGCTCCATGTTCGGAGCCATATCCATGGTTATCTCCCTGACCTGAAAGCGTCTGCGGCGGGAAAGACGGAGCAGTACGGAGGTCACGGTCTTTACATCTGTTCCTTTCACAACGGCGATAAGACTGCCCGAACGGCCTTTTCTCTCCTTGTTTATCAACACGGTATATAATTCTCCGCGGGAAAGGCAGACTTCATCCAGTCCCACATAAACACCGATGTTCTTCTCGAAAAGAAGCCATTCTTCGGCATGAGGAAGCTGCTCCCAACAGAGATAACCGCTCAGGTGATTCCGGTATTGCCGCTCGAGCAGTTCCCCGTCGACCCCGAACAGCGTTCCCAACAGCCTGCAGCCCACCGGCAGCTTATCAATATAATTCTTTTAAAAAAGACGCAAATTCATGCGTCATACGGCTACCACCGGCAACCAGTTTCCAGTCACGGCTCACGTAACGGTTCTCATCCTTGACAACCCACCTGCGCCGGCGCACGTTCAGAAAAAGCTTCTTGCCGCGTATGGGGAAATCCTGAACCACAACAGGTTCGTAAAAACCCTTGCTCTCAACTTTCATTCCTGCGTATTCTTTAGGAACTTCATTCTTTTCTTCTAAATAAATCACTATTTCCGATGCGCTTTCCTTTACGTCCGAGATGATGAAATAATCCAATGTCCCTTCAGGAAGAAGGAGACGGTAGCCGTTGTTGTCCATAAGATTTCTGAGTTAGTTTTATGCAAAGATAGGATTTTTACAAATATTACCCCTCAGGTTTTTACATTGACCCGAACTTTACATAAAAAAAGAGATGTGTCAATTTTGACACATCTCTTCCATATATACTAAATAAGATTTGTACTCAGCATTTAATATTCAATTCATCCAATATCTTCCGCATTGCTTCAAAAGTCGTGATTCTGGTAGGCACTAATGGTAGGCGAAGTTTGTTCTCAATCATTCCCATTGCATTCAACATGGCTTTTACTCCGGCTGGATTACCGTCTACAAAGAGTAATTTGAATAATTCTGCAAATTTGTGGTGGATGGTCAGCGCATTTGAGTAATCTCCTTGCAATGCCAGACGTACCATACGACTAAATTCACGCGGAAAGGCATTTCCTATGACCGAGATGATACCAACGGCTCCTAAGGTAATCAGAGGGAAGGTAATGCCGTCATCGCCTGAAATAACGTCAAAATTGGCGGGTTTATTTTTTATGATGTCATCCATCTGGCTGATATCTCCCGATGCTTCTTTAATTGCTATTACATTCTTAAAGTCGCGTGCGATGCGCAAGGTTGTTTCGGCTTTCATATTTACTCCGGTACGTCCCGGTACATTATAAAGTACAATCGGAAGGTCGGTAGCCTCGGAAATCGCTTTATAATGCTGATAAATCCCTTCTTGGGAAGGCTTGTTATAATAAGGAACAACAGAAAGAATGGCATCCACTCCGGTAAAATCGTCATTCTTCAGAGTTTCTACTATAGCGCGAGTGTTATTTCCACCTACTCCAAGCAGAATAGGTATTTTCCCATTCACGCGCTCGATAACCATTTTCTTGATTTTCTTTTTTTCTTCTTCAGTCAGCGTCGGAGTTTCTGCTGTAGTGCCAAGTACGCATAAAAAATCAGTGTTGTTTTGGAGCTGATAGTCTACTAAACGCATCAATGCATCGTAATCAACGCTTTCATCCTCTTTAAATGGAGTAATCAGCGCTACCCCCATTCCTTTCAATCTAGTCTGTATCATGAGTATTATAAAGTAATCTCTAATTAAACGACTCGCAAAAGTACGATTTTTTTCAATTTACCATACAAATATAAGCCATAAAAAAGCTTTTTGTAGAAATTTGTTAGGATATGAGTGTCAGAAACTCATCTTCGCTCATGAGCTTTATCCCTAATTTATGAGCTTTTTCCAATTTGGCGGGTCCCATATTCTCGCCCGCCAGAATAAAACTGGTTTTGGCAGAGATACTGCCTACATTTTTTCCACCGTTTTTTTCTATCAGCTCTTTGTATTCATCTCGTGAATGATGTGTGAAAACACCGCTTATGACAATGGATTGTCCTGCCAACTTATCCGTATATCCGCTTAAATCTTCTTCTCTGCGATAGAGCTGTAATCCGGTGGATTTCAAACGTTCTATCAACTCGCAGTTCAATGGATTTGCGAAATACGTCAGAATGCTTTGTGCTATTTTTTCCCCGATTTCATCGATGTTTATCAGTTTTTCGAGGTTGGCATTTTCCAGCTCGTCTATGTCATTAAAAGACTTGGCTATTTTCTTGGCTACAGTTTCGCCTACAAAACGGATGCCTAAAGCGAAGAGCACTCTTTCAAATGGAACCTCTTTGCTCGCTTCGATTCCTTTGATGATATTCTCCGCTGATTTTTCACCCATACGGTCCAGGTTCTTAATATCATCTGCTGTGAGCTGATATAAATCTGCCGTATTCTTGATTAGTCCCAAACGGTAGAACATATCTACGGTTTCCGGGCCTAAGCCATCTATATTCATTGCCTTACGGCTAATGAAATGCTCTATCTTACCTTTAATTTGAGGTGGGCAGGATGTTTCGTTAGGACAATAATGGGCTGCTTCCCCTTCGTATCGTATCAGTTTACTGCCACATTCGGGACAGTGAGTGATAAATTTCACTTTTTCACCGATAAGCATGCTGCGGGCGTCTTTGTCTACTCCCGTAATTTTAGGAATGATTT
This window contains:
- a CDS encoding transposase; this translates as MSISVLAERYGVKGQTLRKQYKEKISDYRNWDQLEHAHDYLLYPENIGEKLSLDETCLSNGDVYTILTNKAAKGRKGALVAIVRGVATDAVSGILRRLPHRKRLSVKTVTTDLSSAMMLTVRKVFPAAKLINDRFHVQQLMSEAVDQLRIRYRWKVLDAENQAIREHRQKKKETKSKAERERIGKWEPERMENGETLSQIVSRSKHIILKHWSKWNEQQKTRAAILFDKFPKLLEGYSLSMKLTDIFNKKSGLDEARLNLARWYNEVEKFDYMEFNKVLDTFSNHSTTIINYFEERLTNASAESFNAKIKAFRSQLRGVADLKFFMFRLARLYA
- a CDS encoding transposase family protein; the encoded protein is MKPAQLLRAILPDVLIDNFDIVNFDKSADRFDIYLDEKKVQLKEDKINPDIISYGFGEYRTIQDYPIRGRATYLHVRKRKWLDKSSNEIFSYDWDLSEFDGTRLNSEFVSFLKEGD
- the dapA gene encoding 4-hydroxy-tetrahydrodipicolinate synthase codes for the protein MIQTRLKGMGVALITPFKEDESVDYDALMRLVDYQLQNNTDFLCVLGTTAETPTLTEEEKKKIKKMVIERVNGKIPILLGVGGNNTRAIVETLKNDDFTGVDAILSVVPYYNKPSQEGIYQHYKAISEATDLPIVLYNVPGRTGVNMKAETTLRIARDFKNVIAIKEASGDISQMDDIIKNKPANFDVISGDDGITFPLITLGAVGIISVIGNAFPREFSRMVRLALQGDYSNALTIHHKFAELFKLLFVDGNPAGVKAMLNAMGMIENKLRLPLVPTRITTFEAMRKILDELNIKC